ACTGGGAGCAGCACGTACTCGCGAGGTGGCTCATAGACACCTTCGGAACCGCGGCGGTCATGTACCTCGAAAAGTTCCTCATCCTCCTTCCGGTCGTCTGGATACTGGACAGAGGAATGGGGGACGAGGATCCCGATCTAATCAACTTCGTGAAGCTGACGATATTCATCCTCGGCTTCGGGCCGGGGACGAGGAATTTACTCATAATGCTGATGGGTGGTTGATATGGAAGCATGGAACGAGCTGGCGAGAGAGCTTGCTGGAGAGGTAGAGAAGGTTGTTATGCCGCTCTTCGGGACCTCCAAGGCTGGCGAGACCGTGGGAACCAACGTAAGCGGTGATGTCACGAAGTACGTGGACAAGGTGGCGGAAGACCTCGTGGTGAGGAGGCTTAGCTCCCTCGGGGTCAACATCGTCAGCGAGGAGATAGGTTTCATAGACAACGGGAGCGACTACACGGCAGTCGTTGACCCGATAGACGGCTCCTACAACTTCGCCGCAGGGATACCGATATTCGCCTTCAGCTTCGCGGTCTTCAGGGGAAAGAAGCCGGTTTACGGGGCCATCTACGAGTTCGTGCCGAAGCACTTCTACGAGGCGATTCCCGGGGAAGGCGCCTTTATGAATGGGAGGCGGATCCACGTTAGGGAGCCAGAGCGCGGAAAGGAGGCCCTCAGCTTCTACACGAGGGGAAGATGCACGGGACTCATAGAGAAGGTCAAGCGCGTCCGTGTTCTCGGGGCCATAGCCGTCGAGCTAACCTACCTCGCGAAGGGCGCCCTCGACGGGGTTCTCGACATAAGGAACTACGTCCGCCCGACTGACATAGCTGCCGGGGTTCTCATAGCCAGAGAGGCAGGCGCAATAGTAACCGACGAGCGCGGAAGGGAGTTCGAGGTTCACCTGAGCGCCACGGAGAAGACCAACGTGATAGCGGTCAACGACGAATACCTCCTAAAGCTGATCCTGGAGGAGCTGGAAAATGGGCCTTGAGCGCTATTTCTATCGTTACGGGAAGGCGACCTTTACGCTCTTCCTGATAAACGTGGCGGTTTACGTGGTGGAGGCCATTTTGAGCGGCAACCCGCTGAGCATAAGCATGGACGTTCTGGCAACTTTTGGCCAGTGGAACTACGCGGTGCTCAACGGCGCCTGGTGGCAGCTCTTCACGGCAATGTTCGTCCACGTGGGGATACTCCACATAGGCTTCAACATGTACTTCCTCCTCGTCATGGGCAGACAGCTTGAGCACGCCCTCGGGCCGAGGAGGCTCGTGATCATCTACCTGATCTCAGGTCTCGTTGGAAACCTGCTGACTCTACTCCTGCTGCCGCCGGGCACCGTCAGTGCAGGGGCTAGCGGCGCGCTCTTCGGTATCGTGGGAACGCTCATAGTCATGATGGGGGTCATCGGCGGCAACATGCAGGCGGCACTGGTGAACGCCTTTGTGCTCTTCCTGATAAACAGCATCCTGCCCGGGGTCAACGCATTCGCACACCTGGGCGGTCTCGTGACTGGAATGGCCATAGGCTACTACTACGGGAAGCAGATAAAGAGGCGCATGGCCCTCGCTTACGGCTACGGCTACTACTGACCGCCGCCGAAAGATTTAAAAAGACCCCTCTGGAGGTATAACCCGAGCGCTCGGGCAGTGCCGGGGTAGCTTAGCCTGGTCAGAGCGCTCGGCTCATAGGGCCGCTCCCCTTCGGGGGAGCCTGAGAAACCGAGAGGTCCGGGGTTCAAAGCCCCGCCCCGGCACCATTACAAACTTCGCCTTCGCGAAGTTTGATCAAGGCTCGTGGTTCCTTCTCAAATTGCTTTTCTACGAAGATTTTCACAATATATGAACTAAGAAGGCATGAATTCTCTAACTGCCAGCCTTCTAAAAGGAGTTTCCAACACCTTGACGCCCTCCGGGCGTCGATTAAAAAGCAAACTCGCAGAAGGATGGATCTGTTTAAAATTTGGAAT
This window of the Thermococcus siculi genome carries:
- a CDS encoding rhomboid family intramembrane serine protease, which encodes MGLERYFYRYGKATFTLFLINVAVYVVEAILSGNPLSISMDVLATFGQWNYAVLNGAWWQLFTAMFVHVGILHIGFNMYFLLVMGRQLEHALGPRRLVIIYLISGLVGNLLTLLLLPPGTVSAGASGALFGIVGTLIVMMGVIGGNMQAALVNAFVLFLINSILPGVNAFAHLGGLVTGMAIGYYYGKQIKRRMALAYGYGYY
- a CDS encoding bifunctional fructose-bisphosphatase/inositol-phosphate phosphatase, with protein sequence MEAWNELARELAGEVEKVVMPLFGTSKAGETVGTNVSGDVTKYVDKVAEDLVVRRLSSLGVNIVSEEIGFIDNGSDYTAVVDPIDGSYNFAAGIPIFAFSFAVFRGKKPVYGAIYEFVPKHFYEAIPGEGAFMNGRRIHVREPERGKEALSFYTRGRCTGLIEKVKRVRVLGAIAVELTYLAKGALDGVLDIRNYVRPTDIAAGVLIAREAGAIVTDERGREFEVHLSATEKTNVIAVNDEYLLKLILEELENGP